In one Paraburkholderia megapolitana genomic region, the following are encoded:
- a CDS encoding tetratricopeptide repeat protein, with amino-acid sequence MKYRVFASCAVVVLAACVQNPPQNNLVRICDDHGCSDRPKDQGTFEAANNAPDENADPRIAALKAAAEKEPRAAYDLGLRYFRGDGVRQDSYQALVWMRKAGEAGNLQAEKALGSFYLFGLEEMGPDPREAEKWLMLAASRGDQESKKLLVQARADKLADAADYKRQKEERELYYGYWYSGYAYQGYWRQTAWYWY; translated from the coding sequence ATGAAGTATCGCGTGTTTGCATCGTGTGCCGTGGTGGTGTTGGCCGCCTGTGTGCAAAACCCTCCGCAGAACAATCTCGTCAGGATTTGCGACGACCACGGGTGTTCCGACCGTCCGAAGGATCAAGGGACGTTCGAGGCCGCCAACAATGCACCCGACGAAAACGCCGACCCGCGTATTGCCGCGCTAAAAGCCGCGGCCGAGAAAGAACCGCGCGCGGCCTACGATCTGGGCCTGCGCTATTTCCGCGGCGACGGCGTACGGCAGGACAGTTATCAGGCGCTCGTCTGGATGCGCAAGGCTGGCGAAGCCGGCAACCTGCAGGCTGAGAAAGCCCTCGGGAGTTTCTATCTGTTCGGTCTCGAAGAGATGGGCCCGGACCCGCGCGAAGCGGAGAAGTGGCTGATGCTCGCCGCGAGCCGCGGCGACCAGGAGTCGAAGAAGCTTCTGGTGCAGGCGCGAGCCGACAAGCTGGCCGATGCGGCCGACTACAAACGACAAAAAGAAGAGCGCGAGCTGTATTACGGCTACTGGTATTCGGGTTACGCGTATCAGGGCTATTGGCGCCAGACAGCGTGGTACTGGTACTGA
- a CDS encoding O-methyltransferase produces the protein MTNPQQWNAVDEYFSQALVPSDDVLDATLRHSAEAGLPSINVTPAQGKFLHLLAKIKGARRILEIGTLAGYSTIWLGRALPADGQLISLEADAGYAEIARKNIAAAGLANVVSVVVGPAVRTLQKLIAEAAEPFDLVFIDADKQNNPDYLKLALQLSRPGTVIVGDNVVRNGRIADPHNDDPDVTGIREFLALAAATPHLTTTAIQTVGSKGWDGFSLSVVS, from the coding sequence ATGACGAACCCACAGCAATGGAATGCGGTAGACGAGTATTTCTCGCAAGCACTCGTGCCTTCGGACGACGTGCTCGACGCAACGCTCAGGCACAGCGCCGAGGCCGGCCTGCCGTCCATCAACGTCACGCCGGCTCAGGGCAAGTTTCTCCATCTGCTAGCGAAAATCAAAGGCGCCCGGCGCATTCTCGAGATCGGCACACTGGCCGGCTACAGCACGATCTGGCTGGGTCGCGCGTTGCCGGCTGACGGCCAGCTGATTTCTCTCGAAGCGGATGCCGGCTACGCGGAGATCGCGAGAAAAAACATCGCGGCTGCGGGGTTGGCGAATGTGGTCTCGGTCGTGGTGGGGCCCGCGGTGCGGACTTTGCAGAAGCTGATCGCCGAAGCGGCCGAACCGTTCGATCTCGTCTTCATCGACGCGGACAAGCAGAACAACCCCGACTATCTGAAGCTCGCGCTGCAACTGTCCCGGCCGGGAACGGTGATCGTCGGCGACAACGTGGTTCGTAATGGACGCATCGCGGATCCGCACAACGACGATCCCGATGTCACCGGTATCCGGGAATTTCTGGCACTGGCCGCGGCCACGCCCCATCTGACGACGACCGCGATCCAGACCGTCGGCAGCAAGGGCTGGGATGGCTTTTCGCTATCCGTCGTCTCGTGA
- a CDS encoding DUF3331 domain-containing protein, with product MKTTESIPLTGANGVRIEILERSDTTLVIRWVEPGRCHYGEQRWRRRSAHTSGTCAVSRRKIRRGDAVFRPAERPAPSNAAAMISAEILCGLTAEA from the coding sequence ATGAAGACCACAGAGTCCATCCCCCTGACCGGCGCCAACGGCGTTCGTATCGAGATTCTCGAACGCTCCGACACCACCCTTGTGATCCGTTGGGTCGAACCCGGCCGCTGCCACTATGGCGAGCAACGCTGGCGCCGACGCTCGGCGCACACCTCGGGCACCTGCGCAGTGTCGCGCCGCAAGATCCGTCGCGGCGACGCGGTGTTCCGGCCGGCTGAACGGCCCGCACCGTCCAATGCCGCCGCCATGATCTCCGCTGAGATTCTCTGCGGGCTAACCGCCGAGGCCTGA